A window from Mangifera indica cultivar Alphonso chromosome 2, CATAS_Mindica_2.1, whole genome shotgun sequence encodes these proteins:
- the LOC123204386 gene encoding E3 ubiquitin-protein ligase BIG BROTHER-like isoform X1, translating to MSWNPHVEVQYRNTSYPYNSAGSFIEYFEGLTYEHVNFIFDGTSHVQESVYPLMDTSLYKFGLSESESTSYYNYGHPCEVNYHDPCSDDHRRPSENTVNNEQNAAVNTLRERNRDTTTRESVECPWRHHNTHDYQLVWQDSIDPDNMTYEELLELGETVGSQNRGLSQDLIALLPISEYKCGLFSWKKSRNERCVICQMEYKRGDMRITLPCKHAYHAACGARWLSINKACPICYTEVFDDLSKL from the exons ATGAGTTGGAATCCACATGTTGAGGTTCAGTACCGTAACACCAGCTACCCTTACAACAGTGCTGGAAGCTTTATAGAATACTTTGAAGGGCTTACATACGAGCAtgtgaatttcatttttgatgGCACTTCACATGTTCAG GAAAGTGTTTACCCATTAATGGATACAAGTCTTTACAAGTTTGGGTTATCTGAATCTGAGAGTACTTCATATTACAATTATGGTCATCCTTGTGAGGTCAATTATCATGATCCATGCAGTGATGATCACAGAAGGCCATCAGAGAACACAGTGAATAATGAACAAAATGCAGCTGTAAATACACTAAGGGAAAGGAATAGAGACACTACTACTCGGGAGAGTGTTGAAT GTCCATGGAGACATCATAATACACACGATTATCAG CTTGTTTGGCAAGACAGTATTGATCCTGACAACATGACTTATGAG GAATTACTTGAGTTAGGTGAGACTGTGGGGAGTCAAAATCGGGGTCTTTCCCAAGATCTTATAGCATTGCTCCCAATCTCAGAATACAAGTGTGGATTATTTTCTTGGAAGAAATCAAGAAATGAAAG GTGTGTAATTTGCCAGATGGAGTATAAACGAGGTGACATGCGCATCACTCTACCATGCAAGCATGCGTACCATGCTGCTTGTGGGGCCAGGTGGTTGAGCATAAATAAA GCTTGCCCTATATGTTACACTGAGGTGTTTGATGATTTGTCAAAACTTTAG
- the LOC123204386 gene encoding E3 ubiquitin-protein ligase BIG BROTHER-like isoform X2 produces MSWNPHVEVQYRNTSYPYNSAGSFIEYFEGLTYEHVNFIFDGTSHVQESVYPLMDTSLYKFGLSESESTSYYNYGHPCEVNYHDPCSDDHRRPSENTVNNEQNAAVNTLRERNRDTTTRESVECPWRHHNTHDYQLVWQDSIDPDNMTYEELLELGETVGSQNRGLSQDLIALLPISEYKCGLFSWKKSRNERWSINEVTCASLYHASMRTMLLVGPGG; encoded by the exons ATGAGTTGGAATCCACATGTTGAGGTTCAGTACCGTAACACCAGCTACCCTTACAACAGTGCTGGAAGCTTTATAGAATACTTTGAAGGGCTTACATACGAGCAtgtgaatttcatttttgatgGCACTTCACATGTTCAG GAAAGTGTTTACCCATTAATGGATACAAGTCTTTACAAGTTTGGGTTATCTGAATCTGAGAGTACTTCATATTACAATTATGGTCATCCTTGTGAGGTCAATTATCATGATCCATGCAGTGATGATCACAGAAGGCCATCAGAGAACACAGTGAATAATGAACAAAATGCAGCTGTAAATACACTAAGGGAAAGGAATAGAGACACTACTACTCGGGAGAGTGTTGAAT GTCCATGGAGACATCATAATACACACGATTATCAG CTTGTTTGGCAAGACAGTATTGATCCTGACAACATGACTTATGAG GAATTACTTGAGTTAGGTGAGACTGTGGGGAGTCAAAATCGGGGTCTTTCCCAAGATCTTATAGCATTGCTCCCAATCTCAGAATACAAGTGTGGATTATTTTCTTGGAAGAAATCAAGAAATGAAAG ATGGAGTATAAACGAGGTGACATGCGCATCACTCTACCATGCAAGCATGCGTACCATGCTGCTTGTGGGGCCAGGTGGTTGA
- the LOC123204386 gene encoding E3 ubiquitin-protein ligase BIG BROTHER-like isoform X4, whose translation MSWNPHVEVQYRNTSYPYNSAGSFIEYFEGLTYEHVNFIFDGTSHVQESVYPLMDTSLYKFGLSESESTSYYNYGHPCEVNYHDPCSDDHRRPSENTVNNEQNAAVNTLRERNRDTTTRESVECPWRHHNTHDYQLVWQDSIDPDNMTYEELLELGETVGSQNRGLSQDLIALLPISEYKCGLFSWKKSRNERCCEL comes from the exons ATGAGTTGGAATCCACATGTTGAGGTTCAGTACCGTAACACCAGCTACCCTTACAACAGTGCTGGAAGCTTTATAGAATACTTTGAAGGGCTTACATACGAGCAtgtgaatttcatttttgatgGCACTTCACATGTTCAG GAAAGTGTTTACCCATTAATGGATACAAGTCTTTACAAGTTTGGGTTATCTGAATCTGAGAGTACTTCATATTACAATTATGGTCATCCTTGTGAGGTCAATTATCATGATCCATGCAGTGATGATCACAGAAGGCCATCAGAGAACACAGTGAATAATGAACAAAATGCAGCTGTAAATACACTAAGGGAAAGGAATAGAGACACTACTACTCGGGAGAGTGTTGAAT GTCCATGGAGACATCATAATACACACGATTATCAG CTTGTTTGGCAAGACAGTATTGATCCTGACAACATGACTTATGAG GAATTACTTGAGTTAGGTGAGACTGTGGGGAGTCAAAATCGGGGTCTTTCCCAAGATCTTATAGCATTGCTCCCAATCTCAGAATACAAGTGTGGATTATTTTCTTGGAAGAAATCAAGAAATGAAAG GTGTTGTGAACTTTAG
- the LOC123204386 gene encoding E3 ubiquitin-protein ligase BIG BROTHER-like isoform X3 translates to MSWNPHVEVQYRNTSYPYNSAGSFIEYFEGLTYEHVNFIFDGTSHVQESVYPLMDTSLYKFGLSESESTSYYNYGHPCEVNYHDPCSDDHRRPSENTVNNEQNAAVNTLRERNRDTTTRESVECPWRHHNTHDYQLVWQDSIDPDNMTYEELLELGETVGSQNRGLSQDLIALLPISEYKCGLFSWKKSRNERVLLKHGGKLGVDLC, encoded by the exons ATGAGTTGGAATCCACATGTTGAGGTTCAGTACCGTAACACCAGCTACCCTTACAACAGTGCTGGAAGCTTTATAGAATACTTTGAAGGGCTTACATACGAGCAtgtgaatttcatttttgatgGCACTTCACATGTTCAG GAAAGTGTTTACCCATTAATGGATACAAGTCTTTACAAGTTTGGGTTATCTGAATCTGAGAGTACTTCATATTACAATTATGGTCATCCTTGTGAGGTCAATTATCATGATCCATGCAGTGATGATCACAGAAGGCCATCAGAGAACACAGTGAATAATGAACAAAATGCAGCTGTAAATACACTAAGGGAAAGGAATAGAGACACTACTACTCGGGAGAGTGTTGAAT GTCCATGGAGACATCATAATACACACGATTATCAG CTTGTTTGGCAAGACAGTATTGATCCTGACAACATGACTTATGAG GAATTACTTGAGTTAGGTGAGACTGTGGGGAGTCAAAATCGGGGTCTTTCCCAAGATCTTATAGCATTGCTCCCAATCTCAGAATACAAGTGTGGATTATTTTCTTGGAAGAAATCAAGAAATGAAAG AGTGTTGCTGAAACATGGAGGGAAGCTTGGAGTTGATTTATGCTAG
- the LOC123201290 gene encoding pentatricopeptide repeat-containing protein At2g22410, mitochondrial isoform X1: MNILNSINLKPLPAKPLLNSLRSSLHTRSLSPHREKPINWNTTHTFVLQSPLLSLLENCKSLSQLKQIQAQMTVSGLISDRIALSRLVAFSAISESKNLDYCSKIMFNTQNPNSFSWNVAIRGCVESETMRKGVILYKKMLRNGGSRPDNYTYPLLFKACASLGFKFLGLQILGHVLKMGFDVDVYVHNALIHMLVSCGELGLARKVFDEGCVRDLVSWNSLINGYVRSGFLCEAIRLFREMECEGVKPDEVTMIGVVSSCAQLEDLNLGKEFHKCIEESGLSLTVPLANAVMDMYVKCGKLEAAEAIFDNMTKKTIVSWTTMIVGYAKFGFLDVARKIFYDMPQKDTVPWNAIIGGYVQAKRGKEALAFFHEMQASNVKPDEVTMVHCLSACSQLGALDVGIWIHHFIKKQNFYLNVALGTALVDMYAKCGNISKALQVFHEMPERNSLTWTAIIGGLALHGNANDAISYFSGMIDVGLMPDEITFLGVLSACCHGGLVAEGRKFFTQMKSKFNLCPQLKHYSCMVDLLGRAGLLEEAEQLIRSMPMKADAVVWGALFFSCRMHGNVLLGQTAASKLLELDPHDSGIYVLLANMYGDANMWEEAGKVRKMMKERHVEKTPGCSSIEVNGIVYEFIVRDKSHPESEHIYDCLLQLTKQLESVGLDVPAYGDDFLLGFELENQWSTMHQINSMHTCNIP; encoded by the coding sequence ATGAACATTCTAAATTCAATCAACCTCAAACCTTTACCTGCAAAACCTCTTTTGAACTCTCTTCGTTCTTCACTTCACACACGCTCTCTCTCTCCTCACCGAGAAAAACCCATCAACTGGAACACAACCCACACTTTTGTTCTCCAAAGCCCACTTCTTTCTTTGCTAGAAAACTGCAAATCTCTTTCCCAGTTGAAGCAAATCCAAGCCCAAATGACCGTCTCTGGCTTAATCTCTGATAGGATTGCTTTAAGTCGCCTTGTTGCCTTCTCTGCGATCTCAGAGTCAAAGAATCTCGATTATTGCTCTAAGATTATGTTCAATACACAAAATCCTAATTCGTTTTCTTGGAATGTAGCAATCAGAGGGTGCGTGGAGAGTGAAACGATGAGAAAAGGTGTTATTCTGTATAAGAAAATGTTGAGAAATGGTGGGTCTAGACCTGATAATTATACTTACCCTTTGTTATTTAAGGCCTGTGCTAGTTTAGGGTTTAAATTCTTGGGTCTTCAGATTTTGGGGCATGTTTTGAAGATGGGTTTTGATGTTGATGTCTATGTGCATAATGCTTTGATTCATATGTTGGTGTCTTGTGGAGAGCTGGGGTTGGCACGTAAGGTATTTGATGAAGGTTGCGTAAGAGATTTAGTTTCTTGGAATTCTTTGATTAATGGGTATGTTAGGAGTGGATTTTTGTGTGAAGCAATAAGGCTTTTTCGAGAAATGGAATGCGAGGGGGTTAAGCCGGATGAGGTGACGATGATTGGAGTGGTTTCTTCATGTGCTCAATTGGAGGATTTGAATCTTGGGAAAGAATTTCATAAATGTATTGAGGAAAGTGGGTTGAGTTTAACCGTTCCGCTTGCTAATGCTGTTATGGATATGTATGTGAAGTGCGGGAAATTAGAGGCAGCTGAAGcaatatttgataatatgacGAAGAAAACGATTGTGTCATGGACTACTATGATTGTGGGATATGCCAAATTTGGATTTTTGGATGTGGCTAGGAAGATTTTTTATGACATGCCACAGAAGGATACTGTACCATGGAATGCCATAATTGGAGGCTATGTTCAGGCCAAGCGTGGCAAGGAGGCTTTGGCTTTTTTTCATGAAATGCAAGCTAGCAATGTAAAACCTGATGAGGTGACAATGGTTCATTGCCTATCTGCTTGCTCGCAGCTTGGCGCACTTGATGTTGGAATATGGATTcaccattttattaaaaaacaaaatttttatttgaacgTTGCATTAGGAACTGCGTTAGTTGACATGTATGCAAAGTGTGGGAATATATCAAAGGCTCTCCAGGTTTTTCATGAGATGCCAGAAAGAAATTCTTTGACTTGGACAGCCATTATTGGAGGTTTAGCCCTTCATGGGAATGCAAATGATGCCATATCTTACTTCTCGGGGATGATTGATGTTGGCTTGATGCCAGATGAGATAACCTTTCTTGGGGTTTTATCAGCTTGTTGTCATGGGGGTTTGGTTGCCGAGGGTCGTAAGTTTTTCACCCAAATGAAATCCAAGTTCAACCTGTGCCCTCAGCTTAAACACTACTCTTGCATGGTGGATCTTTTAGGTAGAGCTGGACTATTAGAAGAAGCTGAGCAGCTTATCAGAAGCATGCCAATGAAAGCAGATGCTGTGGTGTGGGGTGCATTATTTTTTTCCTGTCGAATGCATGGAAATGTTTTGCTGGGGCAAACAGCAGCTTCAAAGCTTCTTGAGTTGGATCCTCATGATAGTGGAATTTATGTCTTGCTTGCTAACATGTATGGGGATGCCAATATGTGGGAGGAGGCTGGGAAAGTACGTAAAATGATGAAAGAGAGACATGTAGAGAAGACTCCTGGTTGTAGCTCAATAGAGGTTAATGGCATTGTCTATGAGTTTATTGTTAGAGATAAGTCTCACCCTGAATCTGAACATATTTATGACTGTTTACTTCAGCTTACAAAACAATTGGAGTCTGTTGGATTAGATGTTCCTGCCTATGGAGATGACTTTCTCTTGGGCTTTGAGCTTGAAAATCAATGGTCTACAATGCATCAAATAAACTCGATGCATACCTGCAACATCCCTTAA
- the LOC123201290 gene encoding pentatricopeptide repeat-containing protein At2g22410, mitochondrial isoform X2 has translation MNILNSINLKPLPAKPLLNSLRSSLHTRSLSPHREKPINWNTTHTFVLQSPLLSLLENCKSLSQLKQIQAQMTVSGLISDRIALSRLVAFSAISESKNLDYCSKIMFNTQNPNSFSWNVAIRGCVESETMRKGVILYKKMLRNGGSRPDNYTYPLLFKACASLGFKFLGLQILGHVLKMGFDVDVYVHNALIHMLVSCGELGLARKVFDEGCVRDLVSWNSLINGYVRSGFLCEAIRLFREMECEGVKPDEVTMIGVVSSCAQLEDLNLGKEFHKCIEESGLSLTVPLANAVMDMYVKCGKLEAAEAIFDNMTKKTIVSWTTMIVGYAKFGFLDVARKIFYDMPQKDTVPWNAIIGGYVQAKRGKEALAFFHEMQASNVKPDEVTMVHCLSACSQLGALDVGIWIHHFIKKQNFYLNVALGTALVDMYAKCGNISKALQVFHEMPERNSLTWTAIIGGLALHGNANDAISYFSGMIDVGLMPDEITFLGVLSACCHGGLVAEGRKFFTQMKSKFNLCPQLKHYSCMVDLLGRAGLLEEAEQLIRSMPMKADAVVWGALFFSCRMHGNVLLGQTAASKLLELDPHDSGIYVLLANMYGDANMWEEAGKVRKMMKERHVEKTPGCSSIELTKQLESVGLDVPAYGDDFLLGFELENQWSTMHQINSMHTCNIP, from the exons ATGAACATTCTAAATTCAATCAACCTCAAACCTTTACCTGCAAAACCTCTTTTGAACTCTCTTCGTTCTTCACTTCACACACGCTCTCTCTCTCCTCACCGAGAAAAACCCATCAACTGGAACACAACCCACACTTTTGTTCTCCAAAGCCCACTTCTTTCTTTGCTAGAAAACTGCAAATCTCTTTCCCAGTTGAAGCAAATCCAAGCCCAAATGACCGTCTCTGGCTTAATCTCTGATAGGATTGCTTTAAGTCGCCTTGTTGCCTTCTCTGCGATCTCAGAGTCAAAGAATCTCGATTATTGCTCTAAGATTATGTTCAATACACAAAATCCTAATTCGTTTTCTTGGAATGTAGCAATCAGAGGGTGCGTGGAGAGTGAAACGATGAGAAAAGGTGTTATTCTGTATAAGAAAATGTTGAGAAATGGTGGGTCTAGACCTGATAATTATACTTACCCTTTGTTATTTAAGGCCTGTGCTAGTTTAGGGTTTAAATTCTTGGGTCTTCAGATTTTGGGGCATGTTTTGAAGATGGGTTTTGATGTTGATGTCTATGTGCATAATGCTTTGATTCATATGTTGGTGTCTTGTGGAGAGCTGGGGTTGGCACGTAAGGTATTTGATGAAGGTTGCGTAAGAGATTTAGTTTCTTGGAATTCTTTGATTAATGGGTATGTTAGGAGTGGATTTTTGTGTGAAGCAATAAGGCTTTTTCGAGAAATGGAATGCGAGGGGGTTAAGCCGGATGAGGTGACGATGATTGGAGTGGTTTCTTCATGTGCTCAATTGGAGGATTTGAATCTTGGGAAAGAATTTCATAAATGTATTGAGGAAAGTGGGTTGAGTTTAACCGTTCCGCTTGCTAATGCTGTTATGGATATGTATGTGAAGTGCGGGAAATTAGAGGCAGCTGAAGcaatatttgataatatgacGAAGAAAACGATTGTGTCATGGACTACTATGATTGTGGGATATGCCAAATTTGGATTTTTGGATGTGGCTAGGAAGATTTTTTATGACATGCCACAGAAGGATACTGTACCATGGAATGCCATAATTGGAGGCTATGTTCAGGCCAAGCGTGGCAAGGAGGCTTTGGCTTTTTTTCATGAAATGCAAGCTAGCAATGTAAAACCTGATGAGGTGACAATGGTTCATTGCCTATCTGCTTGCTCGCAGCTTGGCGCACTTGATGTTGGAATATGGATTcaccattttattaaaaaacaaaatttttatttgaacgTTGCATTAGGAACTGCGTTAGTTGACATGTATGCAAAGTGTGGGAATATATCAAAGGCTCTCCAGGTTTTTCATGAGATGCCAGAAAGAAATTCTTTGACTTGGACAGCCATTATTGGAGGTTTAGCCCTTCATGGGAATGCAAATGATGCCATATCTTACTTCTCGGGGATGATTGATGTTGGCTTGATGCCAGATGAGATAACCTTTCTTGGGGTTTTATCAGCTTGTTGTCATGGGGGTTTGGTTGCCGAGGGTCGTAAGTTTTTCACCCAAATGAAATCCAAGTTCAACCTGTGCCCTCAGCTTAAACACTACTCTTGCATGGTGGATCTTTTAGGTAGAGCTGGACTATTAGAAGAAGCTGAGCAGCTTATCAGAAGCATGCCAATGAAAGCAGATGCTGTGGTGTGGGGTGCATTATTTTTTTCCTGTCGAATGCATGGAAATGTTTTGCTGGGGCAAACAGCAGCTTCAAAGCTTCTTGAGTTGGATCCTCATGATAGTGGAATTTATGTCTTGCTTGCTAACATGTATGGGGATGCCAATATGTGGGAGGAGGCTGGGAAAGTACGTAAAATGATGAAAGAGAGACATGTAGAGAAGACTCCTGGTTGTAGCTCAATAGAG CTTACAAAACAATTGGAGTCTGTTGGATTAGATGTTCCTGCCTATGGAGATGACTTTCTCTTGGGCTTTGAGCTTGAAAATCAATGGTCTACAATGCATCAAATAAACTCGATGCATACCTGCAACATCCCTTAA
- the LOC123209582 gene encoding ADP,ATP carrier protein 1, mitochondrial-like yields MAERQQQPTVAQKIVGQLYLSSTLSQDFHHSRCGGFHHPAAVQTRRLTYGNYGISTLQHPITLVSPPVIVQAPNEKGFTGFIVDFLMGGVSAAVSKTAAAPIERVKLLIQNQDEMIKAGRLSKPYTGIGECFSRTIKDEGLGSLWRGNTANVIRYFPTQALNFAFKDYFKRLFNFKKDRDGYWKWFAGNLASGGAAGASSLFFVYSLDYARTRLANDAKAAKQGGGRQFDGMVDVYKKTLKTDGIAGLYRGFNISCVGIIVYRGLYFGMYDSLKPVVLTGKLQDSFFASFALGWVITNGAGLASYPIDTVRRRMMMTSGEAVKYKSSMDAFNQILKNEGAKSLFKGAGANILRAIAGAGVLAGYDKLQMIVFGKKYGSGGA; encoded by the exons ATGGCTGAGAGGCAGCAGCAGCCAACCGTAGCGCAGAAGATAGTAGGCCAGCTCTATCTCAGCTCCACTTTATCCCAAGACTTTCACCACAGCCGCTGTGGGGGGTTTCACCATCCGGCCGCTGTGCAAACGAGGCGCTTAACATACGGGAACTATGGCATTTCAACATTGCAACATCCCATCACACTAGTTTCTCCACCTGTTATTGTACAAGCTCCCAATGAGAAAGGCTTCACCGGTTTCATTGTCGATTTTCTCATGGGCGGAGTCTCTGCAGCAGTCTCCAAAACCGCCGCCGCCCCTATCGAACGCGTAAAgcttttgattcaaaatcaggATGAGATGATCAAGGCCGGCCGCCTCTCTAAACCCTACACAGGAATCGGTGAATGTTTCAGCCGTACTATCAAGGACGAGGGCCTGGGTTCCTTGTGGAGAGGCAACACAGCTAATGTCATCCGTTATTTCCCCACTCAG GCCTTGAATTTTGCATTCAAGGACTACTTCAAGAGGCTTTTTAACTTCAAGAAGGACCGCGATGGTTACTGGAAGTGGTTTGCTGGAAACTTGGCTTCTGGTGGTGCTGCTGGTGCATCTTCCTTATTTTTTGTCTATTCCTTGGATTATGCTCGAACCCGTCTTGCCAATGATGCCAAGGCCGCCAAGCAGGGCGGTGGAAGGCAGTTCGATGGAATGGTTGATGTCTATAAGAAAACCCTCAAAACTGATGGCATTGCAGGGCTTTACCGCGGATTCAACATTTCATGTGTTGGCATCATTGTCTACCGCGGCCTCTACTTTGGCATGTATGATTCATTGAAGCCAGTTGTCCTCACTGGAAAGTTACAG GATAGTTTCTTTGCAAGCTTTGCTCTGGGTTGGGTTATAACCAATGGTGCAGGCCTTGCCTCGTACCCAATTGACACGGTTCGCCGAAGAATGATGATGACATCAGGAGAAGCAGTTAAGTATAAGAGTTCAATGGATGCATTTAACCAGATTCTTAAGAATGAGGGTGCCAAATCTCTGTTTAAAGGTGCCGGCGCCAACATTCTTCGCGCCATTGCTGGTGCCGGTGTGCTTGCTGGCTATGACAAACTTCAAATGATCGTGTTCGGAAAGAAGTATGGTTCTGGGGGAGCTTAA
- the LOC123209583 gene encoding uncharacterized protein LOC123209583, with the protein MDDLGLGGGFLPGPIIDLESSIPRRSHQSHINILSDIGDDHHPISLMEVRSSNTKGFGMSFGQGKPGSHVTVVTDGNMSDEDEPNCVEEDNDENSYEGKGKKGSLWHRMKWTDDMVRLLIAMVACVGDDGTLESAEGQRRKSGNLQKKGKWKMVSKLMISKGCQVSPQQCEDKFNDLNKRFKRLNDILGRRFSCQVVENPAIMDLIPDLSAKAKNDVRKLLGSKHLFYKEMCAYHNGLRTPNCNDIDLQGCSGRFSTDNSGSEGEEIDQNNDSANDESDNEDNHNDEEDGERVVELGERSKRSVQDGHFCLQSSGMDNFEAEMNEIFHDPSKSSVERKEWIKKQKLQLQDQRVSFQAQAFELEKQRLKWLRYCSKKDRELERSRLENERLRLDNEQMILHVKQKELEIDFRISEASLDPTYANRQQGRDHIDLTWHQ; encoded by the coding sequence ATGGATGATTTGGGTTTGGGAGGCGGATTCTTGCCAGGTCCAATAATTGACCTGGAGTCATCCATTCCTAGACGCAGCCATCAAAGTCACATTAATATTTTGAGTGATATCGGGGATGATCATCACCCTATTAGTCTGATGGAAGTGAGAAGCTCGAACACTAAAGGATTTGGGATGAGTTTTGGTCAAGGGAAGCCGGGTAGCCACGTTACTGTCGTTACTGATGGCAATATGAGTGATGAAGATGAGCCAAATTGCGTAGAAGAAGACAATGATGAAAACTCTTATGAGGGTAAGGGTAAAAAGGGATCTCTCTGGCATCGGATGAAATGGACGGATGATATGGTTAGGCTTCTTATAGCGATGGTTGCTTGTGTGGGGGATGATGGTACGCTTGAAAGTGCAGAGGGACAAAGGAGGAAATCAGGGAACTTACAGAAGAAGGGTAAATGGAAAATGGTGTCGAAGCTAATGATTAGTAAGGGCTGCCAGGTTTCGCCACAGCAGTGTGAGGATAAGTTTAATGACCTGAATAAGAGGTTCAAGAGGTTGAATGATATTCTTGGGAGGAGATTTAGTTGTCAAGTGGTGGAAAATCCTGCTATAATGGACTTGATTCCAGATCTCTCAGCTAAGGCAAAGAATGACGTGAGAAAGCTTCTGGGATCAAAACACCTTTTTTACAAGGAGATGTGTGCTTATCATAATGGGCTCCGGACACCAAACTGCAATGACATTGATCTACAAGGTTGCTCAGGGAGGTTCTCAACAGATAACAGTGGTTCAGAGGGGGAAGAAATTGACCAGAACAATGATAGTGCCAATGATGAATCTGATAATGAAGACAATCATAATGATGAAGAGGATGGGGAGAGGGTAGTTGAACTTGGTGAGAGGAGCAAAAGGAGTGTACAGGATGGTCATTTCTGCTTGCAATCTTCTGGTATGGACAACTTTGAGGCtgaaatgaatgaaattttcCATGATCCCTCAAAGTCGTCTGTGGAAAGAAAAGAGTGGATTAAGAAACAAAAGTTGCAACTCCAGGATCAAAGAGTCAGCTTCCAGGCTCAAGCCTTTGAACTTGAGAAGCAACGATTAAAGTGGCTGAGATATTGCAGCAAGAAAGACAGGGAATTGGAGAGATCGAGGCTGGAGAATGAGAGGTTGAGATTAGATAATGAGCAGATGATATTGCATGTGAAGCAGAAAGAATTGGAGATAGATTTTAGGATATCAGAAGCATCTTTAGACCCGACTTATGCAAACAGACAGCAAGGTCGAGATCACATTGATTTGACCTGGCACCAATAG